The DNA region TTCCGATGGTGAAAGGCACGCACATGCGGGTTACGAAGAAGTTGCTCCTGGGCTCCGTGGTCACCGCCGCGGCATTCGTCCTGGCCGCCTGCGCGCCGCAGGCCTCCGCCCCGGGCGGCGACGGGTCCGAAACGCCGAGCGGCCCCGCCGAGATCACGGTGGGCATCGTCACGAGCGAGACCGGACCCCTCGCCGGGTACGGCAAGCAGTATCTGGACGCCTTCAAGGCCGGACTGGACTACGCGACGGAGGGCACCGACGAGGTGGACGGCACCGCGATCACCGTCGAGTACAAGGACGACGCCGGGGATCCCGACAAGGCGGTCACCGCAGTCAAGGAGCTCATCGGAGCGGGCGTCACGATCATCGCCGGCAGCGCCTCATCGGGGGTCGCCCTGGCCGTCGCAGAGCAGGCCGCGCAGAACAAAGTGCTCTTCGTCTCGGGCCCGGCCGCCGCCGACGCCATCACCGGCATCAACGAGTACACGTTCCGCTCCGGCCGCCAGAGCGCGCAGGACGTCGCGACCGCAGGAACCTTCCTCGATGACATCGAGGGCAAGACGATCACCGTGTTCGCTCAGAACAACGCCTTCGGACAGGGCAACGAAGCCGCCGTCCAGGCGATTCTCGGAGCGCAGGGCGCCACGGTCAACTCGGTGCTGGTCGCCGAAGACGTGACGGAGTTCACGCCCTTCGCCCAGCAGGTGCTCGCCGGCAGTCCCGATCTGGTCTTCGTGGCATGGGCGGGTGCGACATCCGGTGCGATGTGGCAGGCGATGAGCCAGCAGGGCGTGCTGGACGAGATCCCCGTCGTGACCGGTCTCGGCGACGCCGCGACGTTCGGCGCCTACGGCGAGGCATCCGAGAAGATCAGCTTCCTGAACCACTACTTCCCCGGTGCCAACGACAACGACGTGAACGCGGCGATGATCGAGCTCATCGAGGACGCCGGCGGGGCGGTGGATCTGTTCAGCCCTGACGGCTTCAACGCCGCCCTCATGATCGTGCACGCCATCCGGGAGGGAAAGGGCGATGTCGACGCGATGATCGCGGCGCTGGAGGGCTTCCAGTTCGACGGGCCGAAGGGTGCGATGGAGGTGCGCGTCGGCGACCACGCCCTGATCCAGGAGATGTACCAGACCAAACTCGTCGCCGACGGCGGCACGTTCGTTGCCGAGCTGGTCGACACGGCGGACGCCGCAGCGGTCGCTCCTGCCGAAGCCAAGTAGCGCCGCAGGCACGAGATGAGCACCCCCATCCCGTCCGCGCTGAAGATCGAGGGCCTCGGCCTGCAGATCGGCGGTGCGACGATCCTCAAGGACGTCGAGCTCGATGTCGCCGCCGGCTCGCTCGTCGGGGTCATCGGCCCCAACGGCGCCGGCAAGACCACACTGTTCAACGTGATCTCCGGCCTGATCAAGCCCACGTCAGGACGCGTCCTGATGAACGGTGACGACATCACTTCAGCGTCCGTCCCTGCGCGGGCGCGGGCGGGACTGGGGCGCACCTTTCAGACGTCGAGCCTGTTCCCGCGACTCAGCGTCCTGGAGAACGTGCGACTCGCCGCGCAGGTCTCCCTCGGCGGCGACTACTCGCTGCTGCGATTCCCCCGGCGCACGGATGCCGCCACCGATCTGGCACGGGCCAAGCTCGAGGCCGTCGGGCTCACCCACAAACTCGACCACGCGGCCGGCGACATCTCGCACGGCGACAAGCGCAAGCTCGAGATCGCCGTGCTGCTGGTGACCAACGCCGGCATCGTCCTGCTCGATGAACCCATGGCGGGCGTCGGCTCCGGTGACGTCGCAGGTCTGGTCGAGAACATCCGCGACATGCAGCGCGAGAACGGGTGCACCGTGCTGATGGTCGAGCATCACATCGACGTGCTGATGGGACTGGTGCAGAAGGTCGCGGTGATGTACTTCGGCAGCATCATCGCCTACGACACCCCGCAGAACGTGATGGAAAACCCGCTCGTCCAGAGCGCGTACCTCGGGACGGCGGCGGCGTGACCTCCGCAAATCCTCTGCCCGGCAGCATCCTGGAGGTGCGCCATCTGCGCTGCTCGATCGCCGGCCAGCAGGTCGTGGAGGATGTCACGTTCTCGGTTCCGGCAGCCGGGATCACCGCCGTCCTCGGTCGCAACGGAGTCGGCAAGACCTCGACGCTGCGCGGCATACTCGGGCTGATCACCCGTCGCGGCGAGATCACGCTCGACGGAGAGCGCATCGACGGCCTCCCCACGCACCGGATCGTGCAGCGCGGCGTCGGCTACGTGCCCGAGGACCGGGAGGTGTTCGCGAAGCTGACGGTCGCCGAGAACCTGGCACTGGCCGAACGGCAGCGCAACCCGCGCCGCGACTACGTCGACGCGCTGTTCCCGGACCTCGTCCAGCGCCGCGACCAGATGGCCGGCACACTCTCCGGAGGTCAGCAGCAGATGGTGTCGGTGGCCCGCGCCCTGCTGAACGACAACCAGCTGCTCCTGGTCGACGAGCCCACGAAAGGGCTCGCTCCGCGCGTCGTCGCCGAAGTGACCGACGCTCTGGCGGAGGCGTCCAAGATCGTCCCGATCCTGCTCGTCGAGCAGAACCTCGACGTCGTGCGGCGCCTCGCGAACGGCGCGGTCGTGATCGCCGGTGGCCGCGTGGTGCACACCGGCAGTGCGCGCGAGATCCTCGACGACGACGCCCTGACCCGCCGACTGCTCGGGGTGCACGCCGAAACCGTCCCGCACCCGGCAGAGGAGGGCACCGCATGAGCATGCTCGTCCTCACCCTCATCACCGGCGTGGGCCTCGGCGCCCTCTACTTCCTGGTCGCCTCGGGCCTCAGCCTCATCTACGGGCTCATGCACGTGCTGAACTTCGCGCACGGCGCGTTCCTGACCCTCAGCGCGTTCATCGGCTGGCTTGTCGCGCAGGCACTCGGCACGCAGTCGTGGCTGTCGTTCCTGCTCTCCATCGCCGTGGGCGCTCTGGTCGGGGCGGTGTTCGCGACGGTCACCGAGCTCGTGCTGATCCGGCCGCTGTACGAACGCCACATCGAGCAGGTCCTGGTCACCGTCGGGCTGTCCTTCGCCGCGGTCGCGCTCTTCGAGGGGATCTGGGGCACAGATCCGGTCAACATCGCCGGCCCGCCGTGGCTCAAGCAGACCACCGAGGTGCTCGGCGCCCGCATTCCGAACACCTACTGGGTGCTCATGATCGCCGCGCTGCTCGTACTCAGCGCACTGGTGATCTTCCTGCAGAAGACCCGCTACGGCATGATCATCCGCGCCGGGGTGGAGAACCGGGCGATGGTGACCGCGCTGGGCATCGACGTGCGGCGCTCCTTCACCCTGGTCTTCGCTATCGGCGGTGGGGCGGCCGGCATCGGCGGGGTCCTCGCGATGCACTACACGACGTTCGTCTCGGCCCACCTGGGCTCGACTCTGCTGATCTTCGCGTTCATCGTCACGGTGATCGGAGGGCTCGGTTCGCTCGCCGGCGCGGCGATCGCCTCGGTGCTCGTCGCGATCCTGCAGCAGTTCGCGAACACCTATCTCAACGGGACGGGCGATTTCATCGTCGTCATCCTCCTTGCGCTCGTGCTGCTGGTGCGACCGTCGGGCATTCTGGGGAGGAAGGCATGATGCGCCGCTGGCTTCCGTTCGGCCTGGGCGCCGCGCTGGTCGTGCTCATGGCCGTGCTGCCGCTGCTGAACATCTCGATCCCCGGCATCCTGCCCACCCCCACCTATATGCCGGGCACCCTCGCCCTGCTGTCGCTGTGCATGGTGTTCGCCGCCCTGGCGCTGTCGTACAACCTGCTCCTCGGATCGGCCGGGATGCTGTCCTTCGGCCACGCACTGTACTTCGGCGCCGGCGCCTACGGCCTGGGCATCGCGCTCGAGCACTTCGGTGTCCCGCTCTTTCCCGGCATCTTCGTCGCGCTGATCGGCGGCATGGGCATAGCCCTCGCGACCGGCGCGGTCGCGATGCGGGTCTCCGGCATCCCGTTCGCGATGGTGACGCTCGCCTTCGCGCAGGCCGGATCGGTGCTGGTGCGGCGCAACTCCGGCATCACCGGCGGCGAAGAGGGGCTCAGCCTGAACACCGAGCAGGTTCCCGACCTGCTGGTCGGGGTGGTGAACACCCGCAACCTGTACTGGTTCGCGCTGGCCGTCCTGGTGATCGTCTACCTGGTCACGCTCTGGGTCGACACCTCCCGGCTCGGTCACCTCGCCCGCGCCACGCGCGAGAACGAGCAGCGCGTCCGCGTGCTCGGTCTGCGCCCCTACCGGGCGAAGCTGCTGGTCTTCGTGATCGCCGGCGTGCTGGCGAGCCTGGCCGGAGTGGCGTACATGCTGCTGCAGTCCGGGACAGTGCCCCGCGCGGTCTCGGCCGACCTGACGATCACGATTCTGGTGATGGTGGTCCTCGGTGGCGTGGGCTTCCGGTGGGGTGCCATCGTGGGGGGCGTGCTGTACACGCTGCTGGACCAGCGCCTCACCGTGGTCGCCGGCTCGGAGGCTGTCGCCGGCCTTCCCGACGTCCTGCGGATCCCGCTGTCCGAGCCGCTCTTCCTCCTCGGCGTGCTGTTCATCCTCGTGGTCATGTTCCTGCCGGGCGGCATCGCCGGCACGATCGACGCGTGGTGGCGTCGCCGCCGTGGCGAGCGCGTGCGCCTGTCGCTGCAGAGCATCGACGATTCGGATGCCGATACCGAGGTCCCCGCTGAGGTACGGGTATGAGCGGGGGCATGGCCGGACAGGACGGGTCGCACACGATCGGGCGCTGGCTCACCGACCGCGCCGCGCAGTCGCCCGCGCGCATCGCGATCGATGACCGCGGCGTCACGATCGACTATGCCGGCCTCGCGGCGCGGGCCGTCGACCTGGCCGACGGACTGCGCCGCGTCGGCTACGGCCCGGGCTCGCGGCTGGCGACCATCTCGGGCAACTCCATCGACCATGTCGTGGCGTTCTTCGCCTGTGCGCTCGCCGGGGTCGCGTTCGTGCCGCTGTCGTGGCGGCTGACAGCGCGCGAATTGGGCGACCTGCTGCGTCGCACCGACCCGGCGCTCGTGCTCGTCGACGACGAGTACGCGTCGCTTGCCGCAGAGGCGCTCCGCGGGCTGGAGGAGACCCCGCCGGTCACCGCCCTGGGCTCCACGGGCGTCGAGGGGGCCGTGCCCCTGCCGCGCGGGGCGCGTCCGACGCGGCACGTCCGCGACGATGACCCGCTGCTGATCATCTTCACCTCGGGCAGCGAAGCTGCCCCCAAAGGCGTCGTGCTCACCCACGCCAACTGCTTCTGGAACAACCTGGCGCTCGGGCAGGCGCTGCCGCTGACCCAGGACGACGTCGTCCTGGCGATGCTCCCGCAGTTCCACGTCGCCGCGTGGAACTGCCAGCCGCTGCTGGCCTGGTGGATCGGTGCCACCGTCGTGCTGGAGCGCTCGTTCCAGCCGGCGCGGGCGCTACAGCTGATCGGCGACCGGCGGGTGACGGCCATGATGGGCGTGCCCACGCAGTACGCGATGCTCACCGCCGACCGCGAGTGGGCGGCCACGGATGTGTCCTGCCTTCGTCTGGCACTCGTCGGCGGCGCGACGGTGCCGCCAGAGCTGCACGACGCCTGGGCGGCGCGAGGCCTGTCGCTGACGCAGGGCTACGGACTGACCGAGGCGGCGCCGAACGTGCTGCACCTGCCCGCGCACGAGGCAGCGGCGCATCCGGGCGCGGTCGGGCGGCCCTACCCGCACGTCGGAGTGCTGATCGCCGACCCGGAGTCGCTGCTGCCGCTGGAGGGAGAGGCCACCGGTGAGCTGTGGGTTCGGGGGCCGAGCGTGTTCGCGGGCTATCTGGAGGATGAGGCGGCGACCGCGACGGCGATGGCCGGTGAGTGGCTGCGAACCGGCGACCTGGTCCACCGCAGCTCCTCCGGAGTTTTCCGCGTCGTGGACCGCATCAAGGACATCTACATCTCCGGCGGCGAGAACGTCGCTCCCGCCGAGGTGGAACTCGCGCTGTGCCTGCATCCGCTGATCGACAGCGCTGCCGTGGTCGGTGTCGCCGACCCGGTATGGGGGGAGCGCGGTGTGGCGTTCGTGGTCCCCACCGCGGGTGCAGTGCTCTCGGTGGACGAGGTGCTCGCCCACGCCCGTCGCAACCTCGCCGCGTTCAAGATCCCGGTGCACGTGGAGATCGTGACGGCGCTGCCGCGCTCCACGATCGAGAAACTGGCACGTCCGCGACTGCGCGAGCGTGCCCGAGAGCTCGTGGAAGGTGCACGGTATGACGATTCCCGATGAGCGCAGTGAGGCGAGGCCGGTCTCGTCCGCGACCGGACGGCCGCTGACCAAACGCGGTGAGGCGACCCGTCGCCGACTGCTCGAGAGCGCCGAGGTCGTCTTCGCCGAGCAGGGCTACCACGAGGCATCCATCGTCAAGATCACCGAGCGCGCCGGGATCGGCCTGGGCACGTTCTACCTGTACTTCGACAGCAAGCAGTCGATCTTCGAGGCGCTGGTGATCGATCTGAACCGCCGCGTGCGTCACTCCATGTCCGAGGCGATGGCAGGAGCATCCTCGCGACTGGAGGCCGAGCGGGCGGGCTTCACGGGGTTCTTCCGATTCACCGCCGAGCACCCGGCTCTGTACCGCGTGGTCCGCGAGGCCGAGTTCGTCTCCCCGGAGACGCTCCGCCTTCACTACACGCGCATCGTCGAAGGCTACGAGGCCGGGCTGAGTGCCGCACAGGCGACCGGTGACGTGGACCGCGCGCTGGACCCTGAGGTGACCGCGTGGGCGCTGATGGGCATGGGCGAGCTGATCGGTATGCGCTTCCTGCTGTGGGAGCGGGACACGGCGGGAAAACCGCCCTCGGTTCTGGATCCGAAGGTATTCGACGACATGATGAGGTTCATCGACAACGCCCTCGCGCCGCGTCCGAACACGATGACATCCGAGACAGGGGAGACGCAGCTATGACGGATCAGGATCTGGCGGGCAAACGGGCCCTCGTCACAGGCGGTGCCAGCGGCATCGGGCTCGCGTGCGTGCAGGAGTTCGCCGCCCGCGGTGCCCACGTCATCGTCGCCGATCACCATGTCTACCTCACCGAGTCCATCGCGGACGGGGTCGGCGGCGACCCCTGGCTGGTGGACCTGGCCGAGACGAAGGAGCTGGAGGACCTCTCACTCGACGTCGACATCCTCGTCAACAACGTCGGCATCCAGCGCGTGAGCCCGATTCCGGAGTTCGACCCGGAGACCTTCCGGCTGATGCAGCGCCTGATGGTGGAATCCCCCTTCCTGCTCATCCGCGCGGTGCTGCCCGGAATGTACCGCCGGGGCTGGGGGCGGATCATCAACGTCTCCAGCGCACACGGGCTGCGCGCCAGTGCGTTCAAGTCCGCGTACGTCACGGCCAAGCACGGTCTGGAAGGGCTGTCGAAGGTCACCGCGCTCGAGGGCGCGTCGCACGGCGTCACGAGCAACTGCATCAACCCCTCGTATGTGCGCACTCCGCTGGTCGAGCATCAGATCACCGACCAGGCGCGCGTGCACGGCATCCCCGAGGACGAGGTCCTGGAGAAGGTGCTCCTGACCGAGAACGCGATCAAGCGCCTGATCGAACCGGAGGAGGTCGCATCGCTGGTCGGCTGGCTCGTCTCCGACAACGCCGGAATGGTCACCGGCGCCTCCTACACGATGGACGGCGGATGGACGGCGCGATGAGCCGCTACCGCACGGCGGAGGTCGCCGTGGCCGGCGGCGATCTGCACGTGGCCATCTGGGAACCCGAGGGCACACCGGCGGATGCCGCGCCCGTCGTCCTGCTGATCCACGGGGTGACCGCATCCCACCTGTCCTGGCCGCTGGTCGCGGCGCGACTGCCGTTCGCCCGCGTGATCGCCCCGGACCTGCGCGGTCGAGGCCGCAGCAACGCGCTGATCGGCCCGGCAGGGCTGGACGCGCACGCGCGCGACCTGCTCGCCGTGCTCGACGCTCTCGGCGTGGACCGCGCCGTGGCGGTCGGCCACTCCATGGGCGCCTTCGTCGCGCTGGTGCTGGGGGAGCGGTACCCGGAGCGGATATCCCGACTGGTCCTGGTCGACGGCGGGCTCCCGCTGGATGTGCCGGACGAGCTTCCCACTGACGAGGTGATCCGGCTCGTCCTCGGACCCACCGCAGAACGGCTGGCGATGCGCTTCGCCACGGTGGAGGCCTACCTTGATTTCTGGCGCGCGCATCCGGCGTTCTCGCGCGACTGGACGCCCCAGCTGGAGGCCTACCTCGCCTACGACCTCGTCGGCGAGGAGCCGGAGCTGCGCCCGGCCACCAGCTACGCGACGCTCGAGGAGGACTCGATCGACCAGAACACCGGGGCGGCGATCGGCCAGGCGCTGGCCCGGATGCGGCATCCCACCGTGCTGCTGACCGCCGAGCGCGGGCTGCTGGATCAGCTGCCGGCGCTGTATGCCGCCGAACGCCTCCCGGAGCTGCTGCGCGCGTACCCCGCGCTGGTCCACACCGCCGTGCCCGACGTCAATCACTACACCGTCGTGCTGTCCGAGCGCGGGGCGGATGCGGTCGCCGACGTCGTCCGCGACCAGGTCCAGGTCGCCTCGTCCTCCGTTTCGCGCTGAGGTTCAGCGCGAGCTGGCTGCGACCCGCGTGGTCAGCTGGTGGGCGTGGGCGAGCAGGGTGCGCCCCAGGTCCGCGAGCCGGTCCGGCCCGAAGCGGAACTGCACTCCGGTCAGGCTCAACGCCCACTGCGGATGCCCCTCGCGGGTGAACACCGCCGCGCCGAGACCGAAGCTGCCCTCGACGATGAGCCCGGGGTTGAGCGCGTACCCGCGCTCCTGGGTCTCGCGCAGGCGCGTCCGCAGCCGCTGCTCGCCATGCGCGGCGCCCCATCTGCCGGACAGCTCGGGATGCCGCTCGAAATAGGCGTCCACATCGTGGGGCGGAAGGAAGGCGAGGATCGCCAGGCCCGCCGATGCGACCCCCAGGGGGAAGCGCACCCCCTCGGACAGGACGAACGAGCGGATCGGGAAGCTGCCCTCCTCACGGAGCAGGCACACCGTCTCGTCGCCGCGACGCACCGACAGGAACGCGCTCTCCTCCGTCCGCACGGCGAGGGAGCGCACGATATCGCGCGCAATGCCGGTGATGTCGTACCGGGATGCCGCGACCGAGCCCATCAGGTACAGTTCGGGGCCCGGCATCCACCGTCCGGTCCGCTCGTCCTGGTCGACGAGCCCCTCCTGGCCCAGCGCGGCGAGCAGGCGGTGGGCCGTGGGGCGGGTCAGGTCCGCGCGGCGGGCGAGCTCCGCACCGCTGAGTCCGCCCTCACCGGCACCGGTGACCAGGCGCAGCAGACGTGCCGCGCGCGCCACGGACTGCGCGCCGGGGACCGACCGATCCCGCATGGTGTCCACGATATGGACACTATGCGGTGCGTGATCCACATGGCAACAGCGGTCGTGGCTGCCGTGGGCTGCGGAGCGCAGGATGGAGGCAAGAGTTCACCCAGACACAGGAGTCGCACGTGATCGACAAGACCTACGCCTCCGCCGCAGTCGCGGTCGCGGACATCCCGGACGGCGCATCGCTGGCCGTCGGCGGCTTCGGGCTCTCCGGCAATCCGATCGCCCTCATCGAGGCGCTGCTGGCGCAGGGCACGACCGACCTGAGCATCGTCAGCAACAACTGCGGTGTGGACGACTGGGGCCTGGGCATCCTGCTCAACGCGAAGCGCATCCGCAAGATGACCTCGTCGTACGTGGGAGAGAACAAGGAGTTCGAGCGGCAGTTCCTCTCCGGAGAGCTCGAGCTGGAGCTCACGCCGCAGGGCACGCTCGCGGAGAAGCTGCGTGCGGGCGGATCCGGAATCGGCGCGTTCTACACGCAGACCGGTGTGGGCACCCAGGTCGCCGAGGGGGGCCTGCCGCGCCGTTACGACGGTCAGGGGGGAGTGGCGATCGCGTCGCCGGTGAAGGACGTGCGCATCCTCGACGTGTCCGGCGAGCCCCGCGAATACGTGCTCGAGGAGGCGATCCAGACGGATTTCTCGCTGGTGCACGCCCTGCGCGGTGACCGCTACGGCAACCTCGTCTTCAACAAGTCCGCCCGCAACTTCAACCCCCTGGCCGCGATGGCCGGGCGCGTCTGCATCGCGCAGGTCGAGGAGCTCGTCGAACCCGGCGAGCTCGACCCGGACCAGGTCCATCTGCCCGGCATCTACGTGCACCGCGTGCTCGAGGTGGGCACCGGCATCGACAAGCGCATCGAGCGCCGCACCGTCACGACGACGGAAGGGAACTGACATGGCTCTCAGCCGCAACGAGATGGCTGCCCGCGCAGCCGCCGAACTGAGCGACGGTTCGTACGTCAACCTCGGCATCGGCCTGCCCACGCTGGTGCCCAATTTCGTGCCGGACGGCGTGACGGTGGTGCTGCAGTCCGAGAACGGCATCCTCGGGGTGGGGCCCTATCCGACCGAGGCGAACGTGGATCCGGACCTGATCAACGCCGGCAAGGAGACGGTCACCGCCCTGCCCGGCGCCGCCTTCTTCGACTCCGCCACGAGCTTCGGCATGATCCGCGGCGGCAAGATCGATGCGGCCATCCTCGGAGCCATGCAGGTCTCGGCCACCGGCGACCTGGCGAACTGGATGATCCCCGGCAAGATGGTGAAGGGCCCGGGCGGCGCGATGGATCTGGTGCACGGCGCGGGCAAGGTCATCGTGCTGATGGAGCACGTAGCCAGAGACGGCTCGGCCAAGATCGTGGACTCCTGCTCCCTGCCGCTGACCGGCAAGGGCGTGGTGCACCGCATCATCACCGACCTCGCCGTGATCGACGTCACGGAGGCCGGGCTCGTGCTGGTCGAGACCGCGCCCGGCGTGAGCGTGGACGAGGTGATCGCGGCCACGGAACCGCCGCTGACCGTCTCGGAGCACCTCACCACCACCGCGGTTAAGGTGGACGCATGAACACCGAGGACGTCGTCATCGTCGCTGCCGCCCGCACCCCGCAGGGCAGGCTGAAGGGTCAGCTGGCTGCGCTCACCGCGGTGCAGCTGGGCAGCGCCGCGATCCGCGGAGCCCTCGCGCAGGGCGGGATCGCCCCGGACGCCGTCGACGCGGTGCTGATCGGACAGGTCCTGCCCGCCGGAGTCGGCCAGAACCCCGCGCGTCAGGCGGCGGTCGGCGCCGGCATCCCCTGGGACGTTCACTCCGGCTCCGTCAACAAGGTGTGCCTGTCCGGACTGACGGCGATCATCGACGCAGCGCGCATGATCGCCCTCGGTGACGCCACCGTGGTGGTGGCGGCGGGCATGGAGTCGATGACGCGCGCGCCGCATCTGCTGATGAACTCCCGCGAAGGCTGGGCCTACGGCTCGGTCGAGGTGCTAGACCACATGGCGTACGACGGGCTGACCGACGCGTATGACCGCGAGAGCATGGGCGCCTCCACCGAGCGCCACAACGAGCGTTTCGACGTCACCCGTGAGATGCAGGATGCCGTGGCCGCCCGCTCGCATCAGCGCGCCGCCGCGGCGACCGAGGCCGGCGTGTTCGATGCAGAGATCGTGCCGGTCGAGATCCCGCAGCGCAAAGGGGATCCGCTCGTCGTGAGCACCGACGAGGGGATCCGTCCGGACACGACGGTGGAGACCCTCGGCCGACTGCGCGCCGCGTTCGCCGAGGGTGGGTCGATCACCGCCGGCAACTCCTCGCAGATCTCCGACGGCGCATCCGCGGTCGTGCTGACCCGCCGCTCCCATGCCGATGCCAACGACTGGCCGGTTCTGGCCGTGGTCGGTGCCTCGGGTCAGGTCGCGGGACCGGACAACTCGCTGCACGCGCAGCCCGCGCGGGCGATC from Microbacterium sp. zg-B185 includes:
- a CDS encoding ABC transporter ATP-binding protein; this encodes MSTPIPSALKIEGLGLQIGGATILKDVELDVAAGSLVGVIGPNGAGKTTLFNVISGLIKPTSGRVLMNGDDITSASVPARARAGLGRTFQTSSLFPRLSVLENVRLAAQVSLGGDYSLLRFPRRTDAATDLARAKLEAVGLTHKLDHAAGDISHGDKRKLEIAVLLVTNAGIVLLDEPMAGVGSGDVAGLVENIRDMQRENGCTVLMVEHHIDVLMGLVQKVAVMYFGSIIAYDTPQNVMENPLVQSAYLGTAAA
- a CDS encoding 3-hydroxybutyrate dehydrogenase; translated protein: MTDQDLAGKRALVTGGASGIGLACVQEFAARGAHVIVADHHVYLTESIADGVGGDPWLVDLAETKELEDLSLDVDILVNNVGIQRVSPIPEFDPETFRLMQRLMVESPFLLIRAVLPGMYRRGWGRIINVSSAHGLRASAFKSAYVTAKHGLEGLSKVTALEGASHGVTSNCINPSYVRTPLVEHQITDQARVHGIPEDEVLEKVLLTENAIKRLIEPEEVASLVGWLVSDNAGMVTGASYTMDGGWTAR
- a CDS encoding TetR/AcrR family transcriptional regulator, whose product is MTIPDERSEARPVSSATGRPLTKRGEATRRRLLESAEVVFAEQGYHEASIVKITERAGIGLGTFYLYFDSKQSIFEALVIDLNRRVRHSMSEAMAGASSRLEAERAGFTGFFRFTAEHPALYRVVREAEFVSPETLRLHYTRIVEGYEAGLSAAQATGDVDRALDPEVTAWALMGMGELIGMRFLLWERDTAGKPPSVLDPKVFDDMMRFIDNALAPRPNTMTSETGETQL
- a CDS encoding AMP-binding protein gives rise to the protein MSGGMAGQDGSHTIGRWLTDRAAQSPARIAIDDRGVTIDYAGLAARAVDLADGLRRVGYGPGSRLATISGNSIDHVVAFFACALAGVAFVPLSWRLTARELGDLLRRTDPALVLVDDEYASLAAEALRGLEETPPVTALGSTGVEGAVPLPRGARPTRHVRDDDPLLIIFTSGSEAAPKGVVLTHANCFWNNLALGQALPLTQDDVVLAMLPQFHVAAWNCQPLLAWWIGATVVLERSFQPARALQLIGDRRVTAMMGVPTQYAMLTADREWAATDVSCLRLALVGGATVPPELHDAWAARGLSLTQGYGLTEAAPNVLHLPAHEAAAHPGAVGRPYPHVGVLIADPESLLPLEGEATGELWVRGPSVFAGYLEDEAATATAMAGEWLRTGDLVHRSSSGVFRVVDRIKDIYISGGENVAPAEVELALCLHPLIDSAAVVGVADPVWGERGVAFVVPTAGAVLSVDEVLAHARRNLAAFKIPVHVEIVTALPRSTIEKLARPRLRERARELVEGARYDDSR
- a CDS encoding IclR family transcriptional regulator, encoding MRDRSVPGAQSVARAARLLRLVTGAGEGGLSGAELARRADLTRPTAHRLLAALGQEGLVDQDERTGRWMPGPELYLMGSVAASRYDITGIARDIVRSLAVRTEESAFLSVRRGDETVCLLREEGSFPIRSFVLSEGVRFPLGVASAGLAILAFLPPHDVDAYFERHPELSGRWGAAHGEQRLRTRLRETQERGYALNPGLIVEGSFGLGAAVFTREGHPQWALSLTGVQFRFGPDRLADLGRTLLAHAHQLTTRVAASSR
- a CDS encoding branched-chain amino acid ABC transporter permease, which gives rise to MSMLVLTLITGVGLGALYFLVASGLSLIYGLMHVLNFAHGAFLTLSAFIGWLVAQALGTQSWLSFLLSIAVGALVGAVFATVTELVLIRPLYERHIEQVLVTVGLSFAAVALFEGIWGTDPVNIAGPPWLKQTTEVLGARIPNTYWVLMIAALLVLSALVIFLQKTRYGMIIRAGVENRAMVTALGIDVRRSFTLVFAIGGGAAGIGGVLAMHYTTFVSAHLGSTLLIFAFIVTVIGGLGSLAGAAIASVLVAILQQFANTYLNGTGDFIVVILLALVLLVRPSGILGRKA
- a CDS encoding CoA transferase subunit A gives rise to the protein MIDKTYASAAVAVADIPDGASLAVGGFGLSGNPIALIEALLAQGTTDLSIVSNNCGVDDWGLGILLNAKRIRKMTSSYVGENKEFERQFLSGELELELTPQGTLAEKLRAGGSGIGAFYTQTGVGTQVAEGGLPRRYDGQGGVAIASPVKDVRILDVSGEPREYVLEEAIQTDFSLVHALRGDRYGNLVFNKSARNFNPLAAMAGRVCIAQVEELVEPGELDPDQVHLPGIYVHRVLEVGTGIDKRIERRTVTTTEGN
- a CDS encoding ABC transporter ATP-binding protein; translation: MPGSILEVRHLRCSIAGQQVVEDVTFSVPAAGITAVLGRNGVGKTSTLRGILGLITRRGEITLDGERIDGLPTHRIVQRGVGYVPEDREVFAKLTVAENLALAERQRNPRRDYVDALFPDLVQRRDQMAGTLSGGQQQMVSVARALLNDNQLLLVDEPTKGLAPRVVAEVTDALAEASKIVPILLVEQNLDVVRRLANGAVVIAGGRVVHTGSAREILDDDALTRRLLGVHAETVPHPAEEGTA
- a CDS encoding substrate-binding domain-containing protein, whose product is MRVTKKLLLGSVVTAAAFVLAACAPQASAPGGDGSETPSGPAEITVGIVTSETGPLAGYGKQYLDAFKAGLDYATEGTDEVDGTAITVEYKDDAGDPDKAVTAVKELIGAGVTIIAGSASSGVALAVAEQAAQNKVLFVSGPAAADAITGINEYTFRSGRQSAQDVATAGTFLDDIEGKTITVFAQNNAFGQGNEAAVQAILGAQGATVNSVLVAEDVTEFTPFAQQVLAGSPDLVFVAWAGATSGAMWQAMSQQGVLDEIPVVTGLGDAATFGAYGEASEKISFLNHYFPGANDNDVNAAMIELIEDAGGAVDLFSPDGFNAALMIVHAIREGKGDVDAMIAALEGFQFDGPKGAMEVRVGDHALIQEMYQTKLVADGGTFVAELVDTADAAAVAPAEAK
- a CDS encoding branched-chain amino acid ABC transporter permease, whose amino-acid sequence is MMRRWLPFGLGAALVVLMAVLPLLNISIPGILPTPTYMPGTLALLSLCMVFAALALSYNLLLGSAGMLSFGHALYFGAGAYGLGIALEHFGVPLFPGIFVALIGGMGIALATGAVAMRVSGIPFAMVTLAFAQAGSVLVRRNSGITGGEEGLSLNTEQVPDLLVGVVNTRNLYWFALAVLVIVYLVTLWVDTSRLGHLARATRENEQRVRVLGLRPYRAKLLVFVIAGVLASLAGVAYMLLQSGTVPRAVSADLTITILVMVVLGGVGFRWGAIVGGVLYTLLDQRLTVVAGSEAVAGLPDVLRIPLSEPLFLLGVLFILVVMFLPGGIAGTIDAWWRRRRGERVRLSLQSIDDSDADTEVPAEVRV
- a CDS encoding alpha/beta hydrolase — its product is MSRYRTAEVAVAGGDLHVAIWEPEGTPADAAPVVLLIHGVTASHLSWPLVAARLPFARVIAPDLRGRGRSNALIGPAGLDAHARDLLAVLDALGVDRAVAVGHSMGAFVALVLGERYPERISRLVLVDGGLPLDVPDELPTDEVIRLVLGPTAERLAMRFATVEAYLDFWRAHPAFSRDWTPQLEAYLAYDLVGEEPELRPATSYATLEEDSIDQNTGAAIGQALARMRHPTVLLTAERGLLDQLPALYAAERLPELLRAYPALVHTAVPDVNHYTVVLSERGADAVADVVRDQVQVASSSVSR